The following are encoded together in the Salvia hispanica cultivar TCC Black 2014 chromosome 6, UniMelb_Shisp_WGS_1.0, whole genome shotgun sequence genome:
- the LOC125194641 gene encoding glutathione S-transferase T3-like — protein sequence MGRGIDPNYGDAVYRPEMMTSTPDTYGSTTIPVTDPSFSTKEYEVEEMHPSPPKEKGKGKTKAKGRAAEPSAPAPKGRKSRTHYMATETLALASFWVDIDEDLVVGNNERKIGFWTRIAQRYNQDGVKHDGAPTHKAPELRKNFERVMFHIGKFHGIYENNCRMMSSGMGYDDVRDLSQAQLTRTVSSVGFHHCEAYMKLKDQSKFRAVIEAALALGSRRTRLIESQSLSSGGPESTDFTESVEVVQLTARRPMGVKTAKAAAKGKSQASASQSTDGDAVM from the coding sequence ATGGGAAGAGGAATCGACCCGAATTACGGGGACGCGGTCTACCGGCCTGAAATGATGACTTCTACACCCGACACTTACGGATCTACAACTATTCCAGTCACAGATCCGAGCTTCAGTACGAAAGAGTATGAAGTAGAGGAAATGCACCCATCACCTCCCAAAGagaaggggaaggggaagaCGAAAGCGAAGGGGAGGGCCGCGGAGCCGTCGGCGCCTGCTCCGAAGGGTAGGAAGTCGCGAACACATTATATGGCAACTGAGACGCTTGCTCTGGCGAGTTTTTGGGTAGATATCGACGAGGATCTGGTTGTAGGTAACAACGAACGAAAGATTGGTTTCTGGACCCGCATCGCGCAACGATACAATCAGGATGGAGTGAAGCATGATGGGGCACCAACTCACAAGGCGCCGGAGCTTCGCAAGAATTTCGAGCGTGTCATGTTCCACATAGGTAAGTTTCATGGCATATACGAGAACAATTGCCGAATGATGTCGAGCGGTATGGGATACGACGACGTGCGAGATTTGTCGCAAGCCCAATTAACGAGAACCGTCAGCAGCGTCGGGTTCCACCACTGTGAAGCCTACATGAAACTGAAGGATCAATCCAAATTTAGGGCGGTAATTGAGGCGGCATTGGCGCTAGGCTCGAGGAGGACGAGGCTCATCGAATCCCAGAGTTTGAGCAGTGGCGGCCCGGAGTCAACCGACTTCACTGAGTCGGTTGAGGTAGTTCAACTAACTGCTCGGCGCCCAATGGGAGTGAAAACAGCGAAGGCAGCGGCGAAGGGCAAGTCTCAGGCGAGTGCCTCCCAGTCGACTGATGGGGACGCAGTGATGTAA
- the LOC125194642 gene encoding uncharacterized protein LOC125194642, whose translation MNPDDYNLSTSDGCRRALTRALFDAVNEAKAECLAQMQREQAAVARVPRPIRRRTYVPREHDVAHERLFADYFAENPRWGPNVFHRRFRMSRDLFLRIVHTLEGRDEYFQYREDGIGRPGLTPLQKCTVAIRQLAYDTTADMFDEYLHVGETTGRECLKTFCKLVVEAFGDTYLRRPTADDCQSLMRMHETVHGFPGMLGSIDCMHGQWKNCPTGWRDQFTNGYKGNHPTMIPGSRR comes from the coding sequence atgaatcccgacgACTACAATTTGAGTACATCGGATGGCTGCAGACGGGCCTTGACTCGAGCCTTGTTTGATGCCGTTAATGAAGCCAAAGCGGAATGCTTGGCACAAATGCAGCGGGAGCAGGCGGCGGTGGCGCGGGTCCCTCGCCCGATACGACGTCGGACGTATGTCCCCCGCGAGCACGACGTAGCGCACGAACGTCTGTTCGCAGATTATTTTGCCGAGAATCCAAGGTGGGGCCCGAATGTTTTTCACCGACGTTTTAGAATGAGCCGAGATCTTTTTCTCCGCATTGTGCACACGTTGGAGGGACGTGATGAGTACTTCCAGTATCGGGAAGACGGGATCGGCAGACCCGGACTTACGCCGTTGCagaagtgcacggttgcgaTCCGCCAGTTGGCCTACGACACAACGgcggatatgttcgacgagtaccttcacGTCGGGGAGACAACTGGCCGCGAATGTCTCAAGACTTTTTGTAAGTTAGTTGTGGAGGCTTTTGGCGACACATATTTGCGACGCCCGACTGCTGATGATTGCCAGAGTCTGATGCGGATGCACGAGACGGTGCACGGCTTCCCTGGGATGCTAGGGAGCATCGACTGTATGCACGggcagtggaagaactgcccgACGGGGTGGAGAGACCAATTTACCAATGGCTACAAGGGCAACCACCCTACGATGATTCCTGGAAGCCGTCGCTGA
- the LOC125192683 gene encoding brefeldin A-inhibited guanine nucleotide-exchange protein 2-like, protein MTSSEADSRLNQVLIPALEKIQKNASWRKHSKLGSECKSVIEHLTSPNRNPSAASPPTSASAESDANASLLQGVLLDLSLYDSEIVLSPLINALSANYLKVSEPALDAVQKLVAHGYLHGEADPSGGADSKLLSKLIDSACKCHELGDENVELLVIKSLLSAVTSASLRLHGDCLLQVVRTCYDIYLNSKNLVNQTTAKASLVQMLVIVFRRMEADSSTVPLQPIVVAELMEPVEKADVDGSMVFVQGFITKIMQDIDGVFSPSTPSGVAGSGVMAHDGAFETKTSTVESTNPADLLDSTDKDMLDAKYWEISMYKTALEGRKGELADGEGERDDDLEVQIGNKLKRDAFLVFRALCKLSMKTPPKDAAADPQAMKGKIVALELLKILLENAGAIFRTSERFLDAIKQYLCLSLLKNSASTHMIVFQLSCSIFVSLVSRFRAGLKAEIGVFFPMIVLRVLENVVQPNSQQKMTILRFLEKLCVDSQILMDIFLNYDCDVNASNIFERMVNGLLKTAQGVPPGVSSTLQPPQDASLKLEAMRCLVAILKCMGSWMNKQLRIPDIQSSKKLDAVDNGSNTGSPPYSNGSVDETTEGSDTQSEASSEVSDVSTLEQRRAYKLELQEGISLFNRKPKKGIEFLINANKVGNSAEEIAAFLKNAYGLDKTLIGDYLGEREDMPLKVMHAYVNSFEFQGLEFDEAIRVFLQGFRLPGEAQKIDRIMEKFAEKYCKCNPKTFTSADTAYVLAYSVILLNTDAHNPMVKNKMSAEDFIRNNRGIDDGKDLPEEYLRSLYERISRSEIKMKEDNLSVQQKQSANPNRVLGLDSILNIVIRKRGVDSLETSDDLMRHMQEQFKEKARKSESVYYPAIDTVILKFMIEACWAPMLAAFSVPLDQSDDEIVIALCLEGFRSAIHVTAGMSMKTHRDAFLTSLAKFTSLHSPADIKRKNIDAIKVIVTIADEDGNYLQDGWEHILTCVSRFEHLHLLGEGAPPDAAFFAIQQNEFDKSKQGKSNILPILKKKGAGKIQNAASAMRRGSYDSAGMGGNVAAGITSEQMNNLVSNLNMLEQVGDVNRIFIRSQKLNSEAIVDFVKALCKVSMDELRSTSDPRVFSLTKIVEIAHYNMNRIRLVWSRIWQVLSDFFVNIGCSENLSIAIFAMDSLRQLSMKFLEREELANYNFQNEFMKPFVIVMRKSSAVEIRELIIRCVSQMVLSRVNNVKSGWKSMFMVFTTAAYDDHKNIVLLSFEIIEKIVRDYFPYITETESTTFTDCVNCLIAFTNTRFNKEISLNAIGFLQYCAEKLAEGDLGKEAHNVASPSSPQTGKERKGDNGEPANRVDDLYLWFPLLAGLSELSFDPRPEIRKSAVQLLFDTLRNYGQHFSLTLWEKIFESVLFRIFDDARRAIDPSSDESAHIDNGNMEELGQDSWLYETCTLALQLVVDLFVNFYDTVHPLLKKVLMLMVSFIKCPHQSLGGIGIAAFVRLMSNAGEMFSEDKWLDVVSSLKEASNGTRPDFSFFLDDNCKTEAEGDLTESSREESAGAVTSNDDLDNNLRRRRLYTAISDIKCRAAIQLLLIQAIVEIYNMYRAQLSVKNTVILFDAVHAVAIHAHKINSDGVLRHKLQELGSMTQMQDPPLLRLENESYQICLTFLQNLALDRPPSYDESEVESYLVNLCQEVLQFYIVVACSGHLPDSSLDRKPYWTIPLGSGRRRELAARAPLMVATLQAISTLGDSSFQKNLSCFFPLFSSLISCEHGSNEVQLALSDILNSSVGPVLLGSC, encoded by the exons ATGACTTCTTCGGAAGCTGATTCCCGCTTAAACCAAGTCCTGATCCCCGCGCTCGAGAAGATCCAGAAAAATGCTTCGTGGCGCAAGCATTCCAAGCTTGGCTCCGAGTGCAAATCCGTTATCGAGCACCTCACCTCACCCAATCGAAACCCTAGCGCCGCGTCGCCTCCTACTTCGGCGTCCGCGGAATCCGATGCCAATGCGTCTTTGCTGCAGGGTGTCCTTCTAGATCTTTCCCTGTACGATTCTGAGATCGTTCTCAGTCCACTCATCAACGCACTCTCCGCGAACTACCTCAAAGTCTCCGAGCCTGCTCTTGATGCGGTCCAGAAATTGGTCGCCCATGGGTACTTGCACGGCGAAGCGGACCCCAGCGGCGGGGCGGATTCTAAGTTGCTCTCGAAATTGATCGATTCAGCTTGCAAGTGCCACGAATTGGGAGACGAGAATGTGGAGCTGTTGGTTATCAAGTCGCTTCTTTCGGCGGTTACGTCGGCTTCACTACGACTGCACGGTGATTGTCTGCTGCAAGTGGTGAGGACTTGCTatgatatatatttgaatagtAAGAATCTGGTGAATCAGACGACCGCCAAGGCGTCGTTGGTTCAGATGCTTGTTATTGTGTTTAGGAGAATGGAGGCCGATTCGTCAACGGTGCCATTACAGCCTATTGTGGTGGCAGAGCTTATGGAACCAGTAGAGAAGGCGGATGTGGATGGTTCCATGGTTTTCGTTCAGGGTTTCATTACTAAGATAATGCAGGATATAGATGGAGTTTTCAGCCCTAGTACCCCCAGTGGTGTCGCAGGATCAGGGGTCATGGCCCATGATGGGGCATTTGAAACAAAGACCTCAACCGTGGAGAGCACAAATCCGGCGGATTTGTTGGACTCAACAGATAAGGATATGTTGGACGCTAAGTATTGGGAGATCAGCATGTATAAGACGGCATTAGAGGGTAGGAAAGGAGAGTTAGCAGACGGTGAGGGAGAAAGGGATGATGACTTGGAGGTGCAGATTGGAAACAAGTTGAAGAGGGATGCTTTTTTAGTTTTCCGGGCTTTGTGTAAGCTCTCCATGAAGACTCCACCCAAAGATGCTGCTGCGGACCCCCAGGCAATGAAGGGGAAGATCGTGGCATTGGAATTGCTCAAAATTTTACTGGAAAACGCCGGGGCAATATTTAGGACTAGTGAAAG ATTTTTAGATGCTATAAAGCAGTACTTGTGTTTATCACTATTGAAGAACAGCGCTTCAACTCATATGATCGTGTTCCAGCTTTCTTGCTCCATATTTGTAAGCCTGGTGTCTCGTTTTAGAGCTGGATTGAAAGCAGAAATAGGGGTATTTTTTCCTATGATTGTTCTCCGAGTGCTAGAAAATGTTGTGCAACCCAATTCTCAGCAAAAGATGACAATCCTTCGTTTTCTGGAGAAGCTTTGTGTAGATTCACAGATCTTGATGGAcatatttctcaattatgACTGCGATGTTAATGCTTCCAATATATTTGAGAG AATGGTCAATGGACTACTTAAAACTGCTCAGGGTGTTCCACCTGGTGTTTCAAGCACACTTCAGCCCCCGCAAGATGCTAGTTTGAAGCTTGAAGCTATGAGATGCTTAGTTGCTATCCTGAAATGCATGGGTAGCTGGATGAACAAACAATTGCGGATTCCAGATATTCAGTCATCAAAGAAACTAGATGCTGTAGATAATGGTTCTAATACTGGGAGTCCCCCTTACTCAAATGGCAGTGTAGATGAGACAACTGAAGGATCAGATACACAGTCTGAAGCCTCAAGTGAAGTTTCTGATGTTTCAACCCtagagcagcgccgtgcctATAAACTTGAACTTCAG GAAGGCATCTCTCTTTTTAACCGGAAACCCAAGAAAGGTATCGAGTTCCTGATAAATGCAAATAAGGTGGGAAACTCTGCAGAAGAGATAGcagcatttcttaaaaatgcATATGGTCTGGATAAAACTCTGATTGGTGACTATTTGGGTGAAAGGGAAGATATGCCGCTAAAAGTAATGCATGCTTACGTGAATTCGTTTGAATTCCAAGGGTTGGAGTTTGATGAGGCTATCAGGGTCTTCCTACAGGGCTTTAGGTTGCCTGGCGAGGCACAAAAAATTGACCGCATCATGGAGAAGTTTGCTGAGAAGTACTGCAAATGTAATCCAAAAACCTTTACAAGTGCTGATACAGCTTATGTGCTAGCATACTCTGTCATACTACTGAACACTGATGCACACAACCCTATGGTGAAGAACAAG ATGTCAGCTGAGGATTTTATAAGGAACAATCGCGGGATTGATGATGGAAAAGATCTACCTGAGGAGTACTTGAGATCATTGTATGAGCGGATATCTAGAAGTGAgatcaaaatgaaagaagataaTCTGTCCGTCCAACAGAAGCAGTCTGCGAACCCGAACAGAGTTTTAGGGCTGGATAGCATACTAAACATTGTTATTCGTAAGCGTGGGGTAGACAGTTTGGAGACCAGTGATGACCTTATGAGACACATGCAGGAGCAGTTCAAAGAAAAAGCTCGCAAGTCAGA GTCAGTTTATTATCCTGCAATAGATACGGTGATCCTCAAGTTCATGATTGAAGCATGTTGGGCTCCAATGCTGGCTGCTTTCAGTGTTCCTCTTGACCAAAGTGATGATGAAATTGTGATAGCCCTCTGCTTAGAGGGCTTTCGTAGTGCAATCCATGTCACTGCAGGAATGTCCATGAAAACTCATAGAGATGCTTTTTTGACATCATTAGCCAAGTTTACTTCACTCCACTCACCTGCTGatattaaaaggaaaaacattGATGCAATCAag GTTATCGTCACCATAGCAGACGAGGATGGTAACTATTTACAGGATGGCTGGGAACATATATTAACATGTGTTTCACGGTTTGAGCATTTGCACCTATTGGGTGAAGGAGCACCACCAGATGCTGCTTTCTTTGCAATCCAGCAGAATGAATTCGACAAATCTAAACAAGGCAAATCAAATATTCTtcctattttaaaaaagaaggGTGCTGGGAAGATTCAGAATGCAGCTTCTGCAATGAGGAGGGGTTCTTATGATAGTGCTGGTATGGGTGGTAATGTTGCTGCTGGAATTACATCTGAACAGATGAACAACTTGGTCTCTAACTTAAACATGTTGGAACAAGTTGGTGATGTTAACCGCATATTTATACGGAGCCAAAAACTGAATAGTGAGGCAATAGTTGATTTTGTAAAGGCTCTTTGCAAGGTATCTATGGATGAACTGCGATCGACATCTGATCCTCGGGTTTTCAGCCTCACGAAGATTGTTGAGATCGC GCACTACAACATGAACCGTATTAGGCTTGTATGGTCAAGGATTTGGCAAGTACTCtctgatttttttgtgaaCATTGGCTGTTCAGAAAACCTTTCTATTGCAATATTTGCAATGGACTCTTTGCGCCAGTTATCAATGAAATTCTTGGAAAGAGAAGAATTGGCTAACTATAACTTTCAGAATGAGTTCATGAAGCCTTTTGTAATTGTGATGCGCAAGAGTAGTGCTGTTGAAATCCGAGAATTGATTATCAGATGTGTTTCTCAAATGGTATTGTCCCGAGTCAATAATGTCAAATCAGGATGGAAGAGTATGTTCATG GTCTTCACAACAGCTGCTTATGATGATCATAAGAACATTGTCCTCCTCTCATTCGAAATCATTGAGAAGATTGTTCGTGATTATTTCCCATATATCACTGAAACTGAATCTACTACTTTTACGGACTGTGTGAATTGTTTAATTGCATTCACCAATACTAGATTCAACAAAGAAATTAGTCTTAATGCCATTGGTTTCCTTCAGTACTGTGCCGAAAAACTTGCTGAAGGAGATCTAGGGAAGGAAGCTCATAATGTGGCTTCTCCATCTTCTCCTCAAACTggtaaagaaagaaaaggtgACAACGGGGAACCTGCAAATAGGGTGGACGATCTCTATTTATGGTTTCCTTTGTTGGCAG GTTTATCTGAACTGAGCTTTGACCCAAGGCCTGAAATCAGGAAGAGTGCCgtacaattattatttgatactTTGCGCAACTATGGGCAACATTTCTCCCTAACCTTGTGGGAGAAGATCTTTGAATCTGTCCTGTTTAGAATATTTGATGATGCTCGGCGTGCCATTGATCCATCCAGTGATGAGTCTGCACACATAGACAATGGTAACATGGAGGAACTCGGTCAAGATTCGTGGCTTTATGAGACATGCACATTGGCTCTGCAATTAGTTGTAGAtctttttgttaatttctaTGATACAGTACATCCCCTTCTGAAGAAGGTGCTGATGCTAATGGTTAGTTTTATCAAATGTCCTCATCAAAGCCTTGGTGGTATTGGTATTGCTGCTTTTGTTCGCCTAATGAGCAATGCTGGGGAGATGTTCTCTGAAGACAAGTGGTTGGATGTGGTTTCATCTCTCAAAGAAGCGTCAAACGGAACACGTCctgatttttcctttttccttgATGACAATTGCAAAACCGAGGCCGAGGGAGATCTGACTGAAAGCAGTCGTGAGGAATCTGCTGGGGCAGTTACCTCCAATGATGATTTGGATAATAACTTAAGGAGACGTCGTCTGTATACAGCTATATCTGATATCAAATGCCGAGCTGCAATTCAGCTTTTATTAATACAG GCTATAGTGGAGATCTACAATATGTACAGAGCTCAATTATCAGTTAAAAACACTGTTATCCTTTTTGATGCTGTACATGCTGTGGCAATTCATGCTCACAAGATAAATAGTGATGGAGTGCTACGTCACAAGCTCCAGGAACTTGGGTCCATGACGCAAATGCAGGATCCTCCTCTACTTCGCCTTGAGAATGAATCTTACCAGATTTGCCTCACATTTCTGCAGAATCTTGCACTGGATCGACCTCCTAGTTATGACGAGTCAGAAGTGGAGTCTTATCTTGTCAACCTCTGCCAGGAGGTCTTGCAATTCTACATTGTAGTTGCCTGCTCGGGACATCTCCCCGACTCATCTCTTGACAGAAAACCATACTGGACGATACCTCTAGGATCTGGGAGACGAAGAGAACTGGCTGCACGAGCACCTCTTATGGTTGCTACTCTACAGGCTATAAGTACCTTAGGAGATTCTTCATTCCAGAAGAACTTGTCTTGCTTCTTTCCCTTGTTTTCGAGCCTGATAAGTTGTGAGCATGGTTCAAATGAGGTCCAACTGGCCCTGAGTGATATTCTGAACTCATCAGTGGGTCCTGTTCTCCTAGGTTCGTGTTGA